In a genomic window of Pseudoglutamicibacter albus:
- a CDS encoding D-2-hydroxyacid dehydrogenase, whose product MQKETRPRIVIATPLNEELTSRISTELPECEIVSAPDLQPPARYPGDWPGDPNFTRTAEQQQRYEELLATADALFAVPDESGTLLGKIVEKNDKLRWVHTTAAGGGAQIKRANISPERLETFTATTSAGVHGQTLTEYALFGVLAGAKDLPRIQEDQRNSHWPEPRWTMRALADMTVLVLGLGGIGSRTAAVFSAVGARVWGASRSGRPVDGLDRVIPMDELHGALGEVDALVVTLPGTSATRHLVDTEFLDALKDDAVVVNVGRGSVIDEAALVEVLDRGKISFAALDVTEREPLAPESPLWRHEKVMITPHNAALSNKEPERVVDLFIENAKAWLAGEEMKNVVDKVHFY is encoded by the coding sequence ATGCAGAAGGAAACGCGCCCCCGCATCGTTATTGCAACCCCGCTGAACGAAGAGCTCACCAGCCGCATCAGCACCGAACTTCCGGAATGCGAGATCGTCAGCGCACCTGACCTGCAACCGCCAGCGCGATACCCCGGAGACTGGCCCGGTGACCCGAACTTCACCCGCACCGCAGAGCAACAACAACGCTACGAAGAGCTCCTCGCAACTGCCGACGCACTCTTCGCAGTACCAGACGAATCCGGCACTCTCCTCGGCAAAATCGTGGAGAAAAACGACAAACTCCGTTGGGTTCACACCACCGCGGCCGGCGGCGGGGCACAAATCAAACGCGCCAACATCAGCCCTGAACGCCTCGAAACATTCACCGCCACCACATCGGCTGGTGTCCACGGGCAAACCCTCACCGAGTACGCGCTATTCGGGGTCCTCGCCGGCGCGAAAGACCTGCCCCGCATCCAGGAAGATCAACGGAACTCTCATTGGCCGGAGCCTCGCTGGACGATGCGTGCACTCGCAGATATGACCGTTCTGGTCCTGGGTTTGGGCGGCATCGGCTCCCGCACGGCAGCCGTGTTCTCTGCTGTTGGCGCCCGAGTCTGGGGTGCTTCGCGTTCAGGGCGCCCAGTTGACGGGTTGGACAGGGTCATCCCGATGGATGAGTTGCACGGCGCGCTGGGCGAGGTGGACGCGCTCGTTGTGACGCTACCCGGGACGTCAGCGACCCGCCACCTCGTGGACACTGAGTTTTTGGACGCGTTGAAGGACGATGCGGTTGTGGTCAACGTGGGGCGCGGCTCGGTGATCGATGAGGCAGCTTTGGTTGAGGTGCTTGATCGGGGGAAGATCAGTTTCGCTGCGCTGGATGTGACGGAGCGGGAACCGTTGGCGCCGGAGAGCCCGCTGTGGCGACACGAGAAAGTGATGATCACCCCGCACAACGCCGCGCTGTCGAACAAGGAGCCAGAGAGGGTCGTAGACCTGTTTATTGAGAACGCGAAAGCCTGGCTCGCCGGTGAAGAGATGAAAAACGTGGTCGATAAGGTCCACTTCTACTGA
- a CDS encoding DUF445 domain-containing protein yields the protein MPSTPALNQQPLNQQPADKEPTSKEPSPFQLATSPNLSAPTDEERRQALRKMKFVATALLAILAVIFAVGFALQDRFVWAGYVRAGAEGGMVGALADWFAVTALFRRPMGLPIPHTGLIPRKKDQIGDSLGAFVRENFLNDEVLEKRLANLRVAQPLGGWIADRERAEQLSGELLTIASGLMEVVADEDFQRVAEGLVREHVVEPQWASTVGMVLGRVVDDRQHVAAVESLVDQAAGWLREHPEVVHRLVADRTPGWLPSRVDRLIGERLHRELVSVLEAARSDAAHPLRVSVDGWLASVADGLQRDAVTQERFEALKVSLASDPRLRQVASDVWVQMKRSVSDAAASVDAPLRESLTHGLVDLGRRLVGGDPFAAKVDVWAVQAARWAAVRYRDKAVELITDTVRDWDASQATDRIELMVGRDLQFIRINGTVVGSLAGVAIFALASLVSAGLS from the coding sequence GTGCCGTCCACCCCTGCACTCAACCAACAGCCGCTCAATCAACAACCGGCCGACAAAGAGCCAACTAGCAAGGAACCCTCCCCGTTCCAGCTCGCTACTAGCCCTAACCTGAGTGCTCCTACCGATGAAGAGCGGCGCCAGGCTCTTCGCAAAATGAAGTTCGTCGCGACGGCACTGCTCGCAATACTGGCTGTGATTTTTGCGGTCGGTTTTGCGTTGCAGGATCGTTTTGTGTGGGCTGGTTATGTTCGTGCTGGCGCTGAGGGCGGCATGGTTGGTGCGTTGGCGGATTGGTTTGCGGTGACGGCCTTGTTTCGTAGGCCGATGGGTTTGCCGATCCCGCATACGGGTTTGATTCCTCGGAAGAAGGATCAGATTGGCGATAGTTTGGGCGCTTTTGTTCGTGAGAATTTCTTGAATGATGAGGTTCTTGAGAAGCGTTTGGCGAATCTTCGTGTTGCGCAGCCGTTGGGTGGCTGGATCGCTGATCGTGAGCGGGCTGAGCAGCTTTCGGGCGAGCTTTTGACGATCGCGTCTGGGCTGATGGAGGTTGTCGCGGATGAGGATTTTCAGCGGGTCGCTGAGGGTTTGGTTCGTGAGCATGTGGTTGAGCCGCAGTGGGCTAGCACGGTTGGCATGGTTTTGGGCCGGGTTGTGGATGATCGGCAGCATGTTGCGGCGGTGGAGTCTTTGGTCGATCAAGCGGCTGGGTGGTTGCGGGAGCATCCGGAGGTTGTTCATCGGTTGGTTGCTGACCGGACGCCTGGCTGGTTGCCGTCGCGGGTGGATCGGTTGATCGGTGAGCGTTTGCATCGGGAGTTGGTCAGTGTTTTGGAGGCGGCGCGGTCTGATGCGGCTCACCCTTTGCGTGTGAGTGTGGATGGTTGGTTGGCCTCTGTTGCTGATGGTTTGCAGCGGGATGCTGTGACGCAGGAGCGTTTTGAGGCTTTGAAGGTTTCGTTGGCTTCGGATCCGCGGTTGCGTCAGGTTGCCTCCGATGTGTGGGTTCAGATGAAGCGGTCTGTGTCCGATGCTGCGGCTTCTGTTGATGCGCCGTTGCGTGAGTCTTTGACGCATGGCTTGGTTGATCTTGGCCGGCGGTTGGTTGGTGGCGATCCGTTTGCTGCGAAGGTCGATGTGTGGGCTGTTCAGGCTGCCCGGTGGGCTGCTGTGCGGTATAGGGATAAGGCTGTTGAGCTGATTACGGATACTGTGCGTGATTGGGATGCGTCTCAGGCTACGGATCGTATCGAGCTGATGGTGGGTAGGGATCTTCAGTTCATCCGGATCAACGGTACTGTCGTGGGTTCGTTGGCTGGTGTCGCTATTTTTGCGTTGGCTAGTTTGGTGAGTGCCGGGCTCTCTTAG
- a CDS encoding glycerophosphodiester phosphodiesterase — MPRIFAHRGSSGRYAENTRAAFMQAIQDGADGLECDVRLTADGEVVVHHDAKLGRTSNGSGPVSEHSLAQLRGMDFSSWKNPSWPAEYGGVREQLLTLDDLLDIAEAAGRPIEVAIEVKHTPAHNPALDEAVLAILEARSTPSSLTFGNVSASIMSFSPTSVRRMIEVCGAEKVCMLIENKRLTKLQRSRQKAAMKMLDETAQLLAGPGVSFIRAHEEHVRRWIRQGTKHRVWTVDTLEDAHYLLDLGVEELTGNYPAELRQALQDAPTPTP; from the coding sequence GTGCCACGCATATTTGCTCACCGCGGATCATCAGGCCGCTATGCCGAAAACACTCGCGCTGCCTTCATGCAAGCAATCCAGGACGGAGCCGACGGGCTGGAATGCGATGTGCGGCTCACCGCCGACGGCGAGGTTGTGGTGCATCACGACGCGAAACTCGGGCGGACATCGAACGGGTCAGGTCCGGTGAGCGAGCATAGCTTGGCGCAACTGCGCGGAATGGACTTCAGCAGCTGGAAGAACCCGAGTTGGCCAGCCGAATACGGGGGAGTACGCGAGCAGCTCTTGACGTTGGATGACCTGCTCGATATCGCGGAGGCGGCTGGCCGGCCGATCGAGGTAGCGATCGAAGTGAAACACACACCCGCACACAACCCGGCCCTCGATGAAGCGGTGTTGGCGATCCTGGAGGCCCGCTCCACCCCCTCCTCTTTAACCTTCGGCAACGTGAGTGCTTCTATTATGAGCTTCAGCCCCACCTCGGTACGCCGCATGATAGAGGTCTGTGGGGCAGAGAAGGTATGTATGCTCATTGAAAATAAGAGACTGACCAAACTACAAAGGTCGCGACAAAAAGCTGCGATGAAAATGCTCGATGAAACCGCTCAACTCCTGGCGGGCCCAGGAGTATCGTTCATCCGGGCGCATGAAGAACATGTACGCCGATGGATACGCCAAGGCACGAAGCACCGTGTGTGGACAGTCGACACGCTCGAAGACGCCCACTACCTACTCGATCTAGGGGTCGAAGAGCTCACCGGCAACTACCCAGCCGAGCTGCGGCAAGCACTACAAGACGCACCCACCCCCACGCCCTAA